The nucleotide window AAAAAGGAGCTTATTCTGTAAAttcatcccttttttttttataataactGTGAAATATTACCTTAGACAAAAAACAAACAGATAACACCCCATTCCTTGACTTCTTTCTAGGAAGGCAATCACACATGTGAGGCCTCAAAAAAACAAATCGGTTACATATTTTGTCAGTGAAAACCCACATTTCTTAGTTCTTTTTGATGTTCTGAACATGTCAATTCTTTCTCTAAGTTCTAGTTGTATTTGTTGTATGATAGTATCCCTTTGCACAGTATGTGGTCCCATTACATCTTCCAATTTCTAGCTATCCAAGTGTGGACTAAAGCTCCCAGTTCAGCAGCtacaatatctttcttcattctCCTTGAATGCTTGCTCTTTAGTTTGAGTTGAGATATTACAACATCATGCTGTTGTAGAGCCAACCCAAACCATCTAGTGAAGTCGTCCCTTAATGCAGTAGTCCAATCACTTTCAAGCAAACAGGTGATTAGCAGATTCCATGGTATCAGTCACATAATCAGCAGGTATCCGTTTCTCAATGAATTCCATTCTTTAGCAGTCTTATCTTTAGTTAGAAGCCTCTTCCCTGCACTTCCAACCAGAGAATGAATCTGTGTGTAGGAATTGTCACTGCACCCCATATACACTTTGCTAGATTCCAAACAGGCCTACTTTCAAGCTAAGATAAAACTCAGTACTGAGTACTTGCCATTAGCAGCCAAGGAGTACTTACTATCAATGTACCAGTTCACCATATCACCTTTAAGTTTGTGCAAGGTTTTCCTGTACCAACTGCAATCCACCTGAAGGGGTCTGCATCCAAAAATCTACAGTATGTTCCATATTTACTCTATGCACCCATTTAACCCAAAGCACATCTTTCTTCTCATTTAACAGCCGCACAAGTTTACCCACAGAAGCAATGGTCCGTAGCTTACAATCCCTGATGTTGAGACCACTCCCCACAACCCTCATAGGTACTCCCTGCATTTCCAATCTACTGCCTTTAACACACTCTAGGGTAAGATGAATACTGAGCCCCAGAAGTTGTATAGTGAAAAAAGGACTGAGTTGATAACATGTAGCCTTCTAACATATGGTAAATGTCTAGCAGAGTCTGAACATATCTTCAGCAGTGATCTTCTCCAGTAGTTGGCGACACTCCAGTTTACTCCATTTTTTTGGAGAAAATGGTAAGCCCAGGTATCTTATTGGGAAAGATCCCAGGGAAAAACCAGTCAAATCCGAAAGGCTATTATTTGTATCATCCTCAACACCagctataaaaatatttgatttctcCAGATTTGCCGCTAGACCAGTAGTCATAGTGAAATGCTGGATGGCCTCCTTATAGATTCATCCTTTTATTAGGTAGAGCATGCACGGAAAATTTGTATTGCCATTTAGGCTTCTGGGGGATGAACTGATTATAATCTAATCcttttgccttttctttttagCTATTTTCACTTGTGTACTACTAACTAATGTTTTGAAATGGGTCACATGATGTTTTGGACTTTATATGCAGTGGAGCAGAAGTAATTCTGCAGATGGTTATATATATCTATTTCTGCACTGCCTTTGTTCTCATATTATCCCACAAGTTCTTTTGTGTTCTTGTTCTAACCCAGTAATTTATTGAATTTGCAGCTATGCTGTACTCTTGATTGAAAAGAAGGATGAAGAGGGACAGTCACAAGTTCTTTCGGCTGCACTTGAGGTTTTTACCATTTAGTGATTGCTTCTGCCTTCCCCTTCCCCTTCCCCTTCCCCTTTGGAATTCTGTCTCCCCCCTCCCGTGCATTTCACTGTCTACTgagaaacaaaatattaatgCACTTTTGGTGGGAATATCTTTTCTACCTCAAGATTGCAGAAGAGGGAAGTGTTGAAGCTGATGCAAAATTTCGGGCGTTAGTTGCCATAGGATCACTGGTATGTTTGGTACTCTCGTAGGTCTTTTCTTGAATTCCAAGTAGGAAATATGCCTCAAAGCCTGTTATTTAATTCAATATATCTCTCATTAATAGATGCTTGAGGGTGTTGTCAAAAGAATTGCAATGGACTTTGATGTTGCAAATATTGCAAAAGCGGCAAAGGCATCTAAAGACACAAAGATTGCTGAAGTTGGAGCGGACATTGAGCTCATCACAAAGCAGAGTTGAGCTGGTTACATAGTAGCATGGGTCGCAATTTAGGACACATTTTCTTGCCAGAGTGAAGATGCACGCGAGTAAATTATGCTATAGTTGTTTACAGCTTTGGCTAACAAGAAAGATGTGGATAGTCCCTTCATATGTTTGTTGCTGTAGGAGGGTTCCTTTATACTTGAAACAATCTCACGACTTCTCTATGGAGACGAGatcttttcagttttgttatttttgtggtCGACAACTGCGGTGAAACAAGTATAGcaagggaaaagaaaaaaaaacatgaatgtGATGAGAGAGGGAGTTAAACTTGTAAAAGCAGTCAAAATTGGCAATGAAATCTAAAGCAGTGTgttgaaaattaaagaaatacagAAACCACTTTAAGTGACAAGAATGGTATATCCTCTCGATTCccaaactatataaaaaaagaagttaaaactTGCTATGCTACATGCTGTTTAAGTTCTTTAGAAAGTCAAATTTAACTTGTGCCAAAGTGGGTATGGTTGCCTAAAATTGTATGACTTTATTAAGGATTCTAAAATTAGGCAGGAGTTCACGTAAAAAGCCTTAACCTAATTTAATTAAGAAAGCCATTAGGATTTCGACTGTAGTTACTTTTAGGTAAGTGAGAAATAACAGATGTTTACTCttcatattttgtatttaagAATATTGGAGAAAAGaatttgttttataaaaaatgattttggatGGTATAGGCTGTTTTCCCCCCCTTTCTGTTAAAGCATCAAAAAGCTGGAAATTGAgcatcttttttttgttgtctctTCCGATGTTTTGCTAGAAAAGGAACTTTATTGTAACGCATATAAAGCAATTCCTTATATTATTGAGTGTACTAATGTTACTAGGCCGAACCAATCATGTGCTACTTTTATGtgcataatattaaataaatatcaccttttaacccaaaaaaataaaaattaggcCACCTTACCATAGTTCTCTACGTGGCAATATTGTACAATTATCGAATTGTTATAATTCACTAATAGACAGTTCGTAATTGACTGtttctctttaatttatttattgacAATTTAGATCGCGTACAATTGTTATAATTCACTAATAGACAATTCATAATTGAATGTTTGATTGACAAATTATATTGAAATCAATTATGAACTTATAATAGTTAGATTTGTTGTTTGCATAATTTTACCTAACTACGAAAATAAATCagtcttatttttattttgataagataaAAAGGATATTTTCGAGTATTGTTCACAAAAATACCTTCCATTTTGTTTAGTTGAAAGAGAGCATAGCGATTAATTAACATTGACAAAACTAGCTAAGCAGACTGTATAGGTGACTAGTAAAATTAGGCAGCTACCGACAATAGGGCTGAGAAAATCACTTTATGGTATTAGCCAAACCCATTCCAAATTTCCCTTTTTCATCTCTTGTGGAGTGTCTGTCATCCATTTTCTTTTCCCTCTTCTGATTCCAGGTGgattctctctctttctttcttttttagctTACTGGATCtgttttgcttcttctttttgccAGTTTTTAGGTAAGAGAATTTGATACAATGTTTTCTTGAataaaaattgttacttttGAGAAGATTAATTATGGGTAAATAATGTTTGAATTGACATCCTTGTAGTAGTATATTTTGGTGGGTTCAAGTTCAACTATGCTGGGATCTTGTTTTGGAATATTGTACGTTTCTAATTTTAACTTGTTGGTAGTTTCTTGGGAGATTTAATTAAGGGTCACAAAAAAGTCTTAgaattcaattttcttttgatttgttttttcatattttaggTTGCTatcttatatcattgctttTTATTGGTATTAGTATCAAGGAAGTTAGATGGTTATCATTATAGTGAAAGTTGGAGACTCTGTGTGAGTTTTCACTTCATGGAAAAATCCTTTCTTTTTGATAAGCAATGCTTCATTGTGAAAATAAACTCATAGAGGACAGCCCTGTAGGCTATGTGCAGTTTTTGCATTTTTGGGAGAGGTTATTTCCACGGCTTGAAATTGTGACCACCCTTGATGACAGagaaagcttaaaactgaactTATTACCACTGTGCCTTCACTAACAAACTCATGTCTAGAAAGCTCCTTCACTTATATGCAGGAATGAGTTTCTTTGGCAGTTACTCCTTCTGTTTCTTGTTGACTTGActtgaagtttaagaaagtaaataagacttttgaatcttgtggtcttaaacatatcatgtggaaagttagaattaaCGAGCTGCCAAAAAAGCAAAGAGACGTTCTTTTCAACacagactaaaaaagaaagtaagacaatcaaattgaaacggaggaagtatttcttacttaaatttatgcagaaaatattttcatttccttcagACTTGGTTCTTGATCAGTCTGTGATGTGAAAGTTCAGAAGTAAGATAGTTGAACTGGAGGGTAGTAAGTTATTTACACTATTTGATGTTTATTCCTACGAAAGTAATACAGTGTGGAAATTGGTCCATGTTAGCTTCTTCAATACCCCAAGCTGTAATGTCTATAACTTGtgataaagaaaaacttttaggCCTTCGGAGAGGAGCGTTACatactactattattatttatagattttcatttctcttttctccGGAAGGCCATTTAAGTTATTGTTCGTGGTGCTTGTaaatgtactaaaaaataatGGTTATCTCTCTCTGCTCTATGCCTGGTTAACATTTTCTGCTCTCCTTGTTCTCTGTTTCTTTCTTGTCATTTCATTCCATGATTTCACTAGGTTAAGTAAAGTCCGGCCTCTGGTTATGATTTGCTGGCAGGTTTTTGATTCTTGGTTTGTGGATATGGATTATACGACAGGTGAATCATTGGATGCTTTGCATTCAGCAGATATGAATTCTGACTCTGGTGATTTTGAATGCAATATCTGTTTTGAATTAGCTCAAGATCCTATTGTAACTCTTTGTGGACACCTTTATTGTTGGCCATGTCTTTACGAATGGTTACAAGTTCATTCACATTCCCACGAGTGTCCAATATGTAAGGCTCTCATAGAAGAGCACAAGTTGGTTCCAATATATGGACGAGGCAAAGCAAGTTCTGACCCAAGATCTCGGTTAAGACCAGGAATCAATATTCCTAAACGTCCAGTAGGGCAGAGACCTCAAACCGCTCCAGCTGTAGATATGGACTACCTCCGACATGATGAATATGATTCCATAGGGGGGCTCATGTCCATGCCCATGCCGAGTGcaaggtttgaaaactcaaCATTATCTGTTCTTGTTGGAGCTATTTCAGCTTTGTTTAGTCTTAATAATGTACATGGATTTCATGATGCTACTGTTTATGGGGCGACTAGCGGAGTTCCATACCTCTTTTCTGGTTCATTTCACGGAGGTTATGCTCATGGTTTCCATCACTCTAACCACCTAGATTGGACAAAGTTCTTTATGAAGGTGCTTTTCTTGATCGTCGGTTTCCTCTTAATTGTTTCCctaatttcataaatatataagTGTATACCCTATAGTGTGCTAAACCTGCATATGTGTAGTAAACCAGTGCAACTTTCTTGCACGTCGTTAGGATTTAGGATTATGTATTTACTGGTATTAATTAGAGCTAGTCTCTACACCATGTTTTCCCTCTCCAATAAAAAGATGGTGGTAGCTTCTCCTTCAAATTGTTTGTAACTAATTAACTAGAGGGTGATGTTTGGGCCTGAGTGAATTCTTGATTCACATTCATGCTAGTTTCTCTTCCGTCCATTTGTATAAACCCATAGGGGCCTTTTGGTAGCTGGTTAAAGTTATGCACATATTAGTAATGTATGGATTAGGTACGAGtgaatctatgtattattttacgcatgtattagttattccaccttctatccaaataatacatagattttCTCATAactatacatgtattagttatacggATATTAATACATGGACAACTTATTTCTTATCCAGCTACCAATCGACTCCATACAATTGTGTATGAAGTTTTTGGTGGGTAATATGTTTGGGCTTGGATTTCATTCAAAGTAGAGTAATTCAAGTTGGACTAACGGCAGCCCAGGTGAAAGTTCAAAATGAGTTCTTGTTTGGCCCAAAAGGGTTATAGGTCCATCCTTTGGATTATTTGCATCGTATGGCCTTTCTTGATGTCACTCTTTAAATTCTGTCCCTCCTTATCCAAATTTAGCGCTCTGGACTAAGAAGGGACAATTTAAATTGTGGCCTCACGAAAGGCCATTTGTGCAAATGCTTTCGGTAAATCATACGTTGGGCTTCTGGTTTTGATTAGTTGTGTATGTTTGCTACTTCTCTCTTATATAATCgactttctttcttaaaacgaTTGTattagtcatgatttcttggtAACTTCTAGTTTGATTGGGAAATTATAGAAAATgaatattttcaataattatattaagTGAAAAATATATCGGTATCCTACAAACAAAGTAAAGcaatatttgaaaaattgttGGAGTGCATTGCATATATTCATCCTGGTACGTAAAGGTAAAGAAAGTCcttattttttctgttttaatttgtgGTTCAGTTTCTAATTTGTTGGAATCAAACCATTTTCAACCCTTTGCATAGATGGGAAGTTGAAGTATTAGCATTAAAGTAAGCAACATACGTTTAAACAAGACGCGTGTCTTTTTTTCATATGGTTTCATTACGCAAGAAATGAGACTTTTGTTGAAATTGGTTAGTGTGTAGTCCAATGGAAGTCTTACAAATAGCACATGTCGTGTGTATTATAATGCAAGTTGTAGGCTTATCCTAGCACGCCATCGCTGTCTCGGCGAATCTAAAGTTTATAAGATTTATATTGACAACAAATTAATATTACGtactataataataactatttgGATTTACGTGAATCGTACCCTACCTTGTAcacttcctttttctttataagAAAATGGTGTTAATTTTATGAGAATGAAAAAGTAAAGTTctgctatatatatattggtaaaacaatatataaacgATTTCTTTCCATGTAATTTTAGGTCGGACTTGCCATGTATGTGCCTAATAATTAACTAACCTATGATAAAAATACAACGGAAGCAAATGATCCGTACGAGcaatatatactaattttgaGCTTTGATCAGTCTAATTAGAGACTTGTCGTATATATGTTGACATTGGCAATTCGAATTGGTTTAAGCGATGGTATTATTCTTTTAtaagaattattataaataattaaacatatccaattaaagataaaatagcTAAGTTAGGATATCCCACAAGTAAAGCAATACTTGGGAATTGTTAGAGTGCATTGCATATATTCCTTGTGCGTAAAGgtaaagaacaaataaaatccTTATTCTAGCTGTTTTCACGGCAAGGTTGGAATCTTGCTTTTGCATAAATGGCAATTTAACAATATTAGTACCTAATTTCAAGGAACTAATTATTTATGAAGCGTACGTATTGTTATTTGTCCTAAACTAACAAGTttgagatgaggcaaatgtaaATTCCCCCTTATTGGGAAATGGGAAGTGATTGAAAATGTTTTGATTTCGTAAGAAATGAGACTTATGTTGAAACATGAAAGGAATGTAGAATTGGTTAGGTTAAACACATGCATATGGTCATGGAGATAGTGTGTATTATAATGCAAGTTGTAGGCTTATGGAAGCACGTCATGCATGGTTGTCTTTGTCCATATGCCTAAGCTTGCGCCATTGTTGTATCATTTAGTACATTACATATTTTTGGgtatttctcaattttcaaCATATTCAGTGTAATCCTGCAAATGAGGTGATTTGGGAAGGGTGTGTATGTAGCCTTAACCTTatcttgtgaaggtagagacgTTATTTCCGAGCTggctcaagtaaaacataacataaatcAAGCATGTAAAACAAATACAGTATTGAAGAAATCATGTTGAAAACGATTAAGAAGAGATCAACAAGTAGCAGCAACAAATAATACGATAATTGAAGCAAAATAAACATGtaatattaaaattgaagaataagataGTAGGATAGTAGTAATAACAATAGAACTACCGATAAGGAAATTAGACAAATTTTGGTTATCTTACCAACCTTCTATCCTAATACGACCTCTATACTTTGATCCAACAATAACTATACGCCCAATCCGCTTTACTTTCAACATCACACTTCTAGTACGTTGACAAGAGTTTTGATCAATCTGCGTGTCTGATTAAAAAAGACTGCATGTTTGCCCCAAAAATAAATACTAGTATGTGATATAGAGAACCATCATTcataataattttagaaaaaaaaatgcaaaatggGTTCATCAAAATATGTATTCCGATTAATTTCCTTCTTCTAGATTACGGAGAATGACAGTTTTATTTACGAGAATCAAAACATCTCAATTTAATTTAGTGTGAATTTATCATCAAATATTGattcttcaatttctttaatATACTAAAATTTATATACTCAATAATTGTATAAGAAGTTTTATTAACTCGCGATTTTAAGAATGTAAATTGTAAAAAATATACGTAAAACCCTTTTTATCTCAAATATAATACACTACtaattaacaataaataatactaatatcaTACAAAATGAGACAAATATTTTTGAGCTTGGACTCTTTAGAGAAATGAAGAGGAAAATTATGCATTAATTTACTCTGATCCTTATTTTGTTTGCTTAAAATATTGGCCAAGTAGTACAATTTGTGTAAAAGTACGTTGGAGTAAGTACTAAGAAATATTAACGAAGTACTAAGTATAAATAGTTGTAGTAGTACACACCCTCTCTTGCACCCCCGGCCGTTATATATGTAGATAGataaattaaccaaaaatagTAGTTATAACTCCATAACTaaaccaaattaattaaatcctcTTTTAAAAATTCCCACATCAATGGAAACtcttaaattttcaattaaGCCCCCCCATTTACATAATCATTTATGGATTCctcaaaattcaagaattctTGGTGTTTATAACAAAAAAGGTTCCTTTTCATTTACTCTTACCGGTAAGTTGAAGACTTCAAAATGGAAGAAATTtagcaagaaaaagaaaatttcttgGCCGGATTCTGGCGTAGCGCCGCTGCTTTTGGAGAGGAAGAAGGCGGAGGAAGCAACTACTAGCAATAATGGAATTAAGCTTAAAAGGGAATTATTGAGAGGACTATTGGATTTGCCTTTGGCAATTAGTGAGACGTTTGTTGTTGCTGCCTTAATGGCCTTAGGTAATGACAAATACTTGCGCTCTTTTTTCGTTCATCCATGCAGTAGATAGTGGATGTAGTTAAGAACGTACGAGTTCAACtcaacccaatttttttttttacatgaagCTGATGTATGTTTGTAAAACGTCTCTAactaaaatttcaacaaaatatcaaattttaacacataatttgtaAAGTGCAATTGTTGAATGGTAACAATATAAAGATTGAGACGATCAAGTAAAAATTTTGAATCAACCTCTACTTGCATGCTAATGTAAATATGAAAGACTTGGGCGGGTACAGCTATTAGTAATTCCTCGATGAATAAGCCAATCCTTATGCCTCGTCTATTGCACATATTTGTATACATACGgagtataaataaaaatgtgaattacatggggaggattagtatgaaaatctgtaggaaacttattttcctgcaaatccccatgtaattcacacttttcttgtagAAACATTTGCAAAATATATGCACACCTGCAGAGTCATTCATAAACTATTGGTGTTCattatatgaatcctcaatgTCTATTCCGTGTTCAATTATACGTGTGTGTTTGTATACTTATGATCAGAGATTGCATTATTATGCTTGGATGATTTTTACTTAGAGATTTTGTCTTTGGGCTATTCCTTTCCATAATTATTTGGGCAGCAGCCATTCTAATTGCAGTTCTAGGCTGCAGAACATGCATGATAGACAGAAGATACATTCAATTAATGAGTTATTGGTTTGGCCTTTGATCTTTTGTCATTCATTATTCGGGAATTAGTAGTTCAAATAACAGTCCTAGACTGCAGAGCATCCGTTTTATGGATTACGTGTGATTGGAGTTGTCCATCGATATCAAAGAGGAGAACAGAAAATAGAGCCTGCATTATTTCTATGGTAATAGGACTCGAGTATATTGATGTCTATATATGTACTGAacattgttgtttttactagAATTCACCTTGATGATCAGTTTTCCTTTCTACTTAAACTAATAGGAAACCTTGTTTTTATACCTTCTTGCTTTGGGTTGTTTTTccttgagtcgagggtctattggaaacaacctctctacatCTGAGGTAGGGATAAtgtctgcatacactctacctTCCCGGCTCCTAGATCACACACTTTATGGGACtgcactggatatgttgttgtttttatacTAGTTGATAACACTCAAGTATTGAATTCTtcacttgttctttcttttttcaatttctgtaTTATAATGTGTGCCACTCTATTTGAATATTCTGTGATAACTGgatttctttctattttccGTTTTTTCCTTACCTGCAGGAAGTTCTATAATTGGCCAAGGCGATGTTCCAGAATTCGTCTTTCAGAATTTTCCTGAAGATCATCCTCTCTTTGGCTTTTTCTCTTTGAAATGGATCACCCTCGACCTTGATCACATGTTCTCGTCGCCTATTTTCCTTGGGACACTG belongs to Solanum stenotomum isolate F172 chromosome 1, ASM1918654v1, whole genome shotgun sequence and includes:
- the LOC125872069 gene encoding uncharacterized protein LOC125872069, yielding MDYTTGESLDALHSADMNSDSGDFECNICFELAQDPIVTLCGHLYCWPCLYEWLQVHSHSHECPICKALIEEHKLVPIYGRGKASSDPRSRLRPGINIPKRPVGQRPQTAPAVDMDYLRHDEYDSIGGLMSMPMPSARFENSTLSVLVGAISALFSLNNVHGFHDATVYGATSGVPYLFSGSFHGGYAHGFHHSNHLDWTKFFMKVLFLIVGFLLIVSLIS